The Bradyrhizobium ottawaense genome window below encodes:
- a CDS encoding acyl-CoA dehydrogenase family protein, whose translation MVTSVARGRAAHSEPDYIARAEALAEGFAARAAEHDRTGSFPFENFRELSEANLLSLTVPAVHGGAGAGARYTARVIGIIGKADPSTALVLSMHYINHLVMARSPTWPVRHSRKLARESVEGIALVNALRVEPELGSPARGGLPATVARRTETGWRLSGHKIYSTGSPILKWYLVWARTDEAEPRVGQFLVPAGLPGTRIVETWDHHGLRASGSHDVIFDDVVIPLDAEVDVRKPADWRAPDVAQAAVHTVFVAAIYDGVARAARDWLIRFLKQRVPASLGAPLATLARAQEILGAIEARLAVNARLIASFAGDFDDGVGLSAGESNVIKLTVTNNAIAVVEDALSLTGNHGLSRANPLERHYRDVLCGRVHTPQDDSTRIGLGRAALGL comes from the coding sequence ATGGTGACATCCGTAGCCAGGGGGCGCGCGGCCCATAGCGAGCCCGACTACATCGCGCGTGCCGAAGCGCTGGCCGAAGGTTTCGCGGCACGCGCGGCCGAGCATGACCGCACCGGCAGCTTCCCCTTCGAGAATTTTCGCGAGCTGTCCGAAGCGAACTTGCTGTCGCTGACGGTGCCGGCGGTCCATGGCGGGGCAGGCGCGGGCGCAAGGTACACCGCGCGCGTCATCGGCATCATCGGCAAGGCCGACCCGTCGACCGCGCTGGTGCTGTCGATGCACTACATCAACCATCTCGTCATGGCGCGCAGCCCGACCTGGCCGGTGCGGCACTCGCGCAAGCTTGCGCGCGAGAGCGTCGAGGGCATTGCGCTCGTCAACGCGCTGCGGGTCGAGCCCGAGCTCGGCTCGCCCGCCCGTGGCGGCCTGCCGGCGACGGTCGCGCGGCGTACCGAGACCGGCTGGCGCCTCTCCGGCCACAAGATCTATTCGACGGGCTCGCCGATCCTGAAATGGTACCTGGTCTGGGCGCGGACGGATGAGGCCGAGCCGCGCGTCGGGCAATTCCTGGTGCCGGCGGGCCTGCCGGGCACCCGCATCGTCGAGACCTGGGACCATCACGGCCTGCGCGCCAGCGGCAGCCATGACGTCATCTTCGACGACGTCGTGATCCCCCTCGATGCCGAGGTCGACGTGCGCAAGCCGGCGGACTGGCGTGCGCCCGACGTTGCACAGGCCGCCGTCCACACCGTCTTCGTCGCGGCGATCTACGACGGTGTTGCCCGCGCGGCGCGCGACTGGTTGATCAGGTTCCTGAAGCAGCGCGTGCCCGCCAGCCTCGGCGCGCCGCTCGCGACCTTGGCTCGCGCACAGGAGATCCTCGGTGCCATCGAAGCCAGGCTCGCGGTCAACGCGCGGCTGATCGCCTCCTTTGCAGGCGATTTCGACGACGGCGTTGGACTCTCTGCCGGCGAATCCAACGTCATCAAGCTCACCGTCACCAACAACGCGATCGCCGTGGTCGAGGATGCACTGTCCCTCACCGGCAATCACGGCCTGTCCCGCGCCAATCCGCTGGAGCGGCACTATCGCGACGTGCTGTGCGGTCGGGTGCACACGCCGCAGGATGATTCCACGCGCATCGGCCTCGGCCGCGCCGCACTGGGCCTCTAG
- a CDS encoding ABC transporter ATP-binding protein: MVAAALAEAVTHPAAGAALDIEQVSHAFDIDGAELPVLSDVSLSVEPGEFVALLGPSGCGKSTLLRLVAGLDKPRAGRLREDEERIRSPHPSRVVVFQDPTLFPWRSVWDNVALGLEAQGILKSQRHRVDAALDLVGLASFRNAYPHQLSGGMAQRVALARALVNDPKILILDEPLGKLDSLTRITMQAELVSLWQRKGFTTLLVTHDAEEALVLANRVIVFSDRPARVKADIRVDRPYPRHRGDPYLADLRRQILGLLGLDATW, from the coding sequence ATGGTAGCCGCAGCTTTGGCTGAAGCGGTCACGCATCCGGCCGCCGGCGCCGCGCTCGACATCGAGCAGGTCAGCCACGCCTTCGACATCGACGGCGCAGAGTTGCCGGTGCTCAGCGACGTCAGCCTCTCGGTCGAGCCAGGCGAGTTCGTCGCGCTGCTCGGCCCCTCCGGCTGCGGCAAGTCGACCTTGCTGCGCCTCGTCGCCGGCCTCGACAAACCCAGGGCTGGACGATTGCGCGAGGACGAGGAGCGCATCAGGAGTCCACATCCCTCGCGCGTGGTCGTGTTCCAGGATCCGACGCTGTTTCCCTGGCGGTCGGTCTGGGACAACGTCGCCCTGGGCCTCGAGGCCCAGGGCATTCTCAAGAGCCAGCGTCATCGTGTCGATGCCGCGCTCGATCTGGTTGGACTGGCGTCGTTCCGCAACGCCTATCCGCACCAGCTCTCCGGCGGCATGGCGCAGCGTGTCGCGCTGGCGCGTGCATTGGTCAACGATCCCAAGATCCTGATTCTCGACGAGCCGCTCGGAAAGCTCGACTCGCTGACCCGCATCACCATGCAGGCCGAGCTGGTCTCGCTCTGGCAGCGCAAGGGTTTTACCACGCTGCTCGTGACCCATGACGCCGAGGAAGCCCTCGTGCTCGCCAACCGCGTCATCGTCTTCAGCGATCGTCCCGCACGCGTGAAGGCCGACATCCGCGTCGACCGGCCCTATCCGCGTCATCGCGGCGATCCTTATCTCGCCGATCTGCGCCGCCAGATCCTCGGCCTGCTGGGATTGGACGCAACATGGTGA
- a CDS encoding ABC transporter substrate-binding protein, with translation MPTSRRQLLKGTAAAAATLSLDWTRAQAQAENLRIGLIYDLTGPFAAGGSVASSVGAQIAIDLVNEKGGIGGKTKIVPVAADSQSKADVAINEAERLISQEKIDIINGVYSSAHAVPMAAKVEQQKKILWITTAVSTAVFKDKNLQYVFRAQIHSDQYGQAFAGFIAEHAKAKLGMDAKDVKVALIHEDGPYGVGVAAADEAYAKQAGIQVVLREGYSASAPDLSVLVTKIKRAKADVISHAGYNPDITLFLRQARESGLRFKMLFGAGAGYSQLDKLRATFGPDIDNFCNIDPVPAQLLDAAKLAPGMGELIKTMVSRYQTKTGATDVPPHCSMGFNQTWVLLNNVLPVAKEKYGSFEPEAIRKAALDVDIPAGGTIQGYGVKFFPPGTPLSGQNERSTPVVMQNAGEHISVVWPTNIRTQDPVFPLPKGSTYGA, from the coding sequence ATGCCGACTTCACGCAGGCAGCTGCTGAAGGGTACGGCGGCTGCCGCCGCCACACTCAGCCTCGATTGGACCAGGGCCCAGGCGCAGGCCGAGAATTTGCGCATCGGTCTGATCTACGACCTCACCGGTCCCTTCGCCGCAGGCGGCTCGGTCGCCTCCTCGGTCGGCGCGCAGATCGCCATCGACCTCGTCAACGAGAAGGGCGGCATCGGCGGCAAGACCAAGATCGTGCCGGTCGCGGCGGATTCCCAGAGCAAGGCCGACGTCGCCATCAACGAGGCCGAGCGGCTGATCAGCCAGGAAAAGATCGACATCATCAACGGCGTCTATTCCAGCGCGCATGCGGTGCCGATGGCGGCGAAGGTCGAGCAGCAGAAGAAGATCCTCTGGATCACGACCGCGGTCTCGACCGCCGTGTTCAAGGACAAGAATCTGCAATACGTGTTTCGCGCGCAGATCCATTCCGACCAGTACGGCCAGGCCTTTGCCGGATTCATCGCCGAGCATGCGAAAGCCAAGCTCGGCATGGACGCGAAGGACGTCAAGGTCGCGCTGATCCACGAGGACGGCCCCTATGGCGTCGGCGTCGCCGCGGCCGACGAGGCCTATGCCAAGCAGGCCGGCATCCAGGTCGTGCTGCGCGAGGGCTATTCGGCGTCCGCGCCCGACCTCTCGGTGCTCGTGACGAAGATCAAGCGCGCCAAGGCCGACGTGATCTCGCATGCCGGCTACAACCCCGATATCACCCTGTTCCTGCGCCAGGCCCGCGAGAGCGGCTTGCGCTTCAAGATGCTGTTCGGGGCCGGCGCCGGCTACAGCCAGCTCGACAAGCTGCGCGCCACCTTCGGTCCCGACATCGACAATTTCTGCAACATCGACCCGGTGCCGGCGCAGCTGCTCGATGCGGCGAAACTCGCGCCGGGCATGGGCGAGCTGATCAAGACCATGGTCTCGCGCTACCAGACCAAGACCGGCGCCACCGACGTGCCGCCGCACTGCTCGATGGGTTTCAACCAGACCTGGGTGCTGCTCAACAACGTGCTGCCTGTCGCCAAGGAGAAGTACGGCAGCTTCGAGCCGGAGGCCATCCGCAAGGCCGCGCTCGACGTCGACATCCCCGCCGGCGGCACCATCCAGGGCTATGGCGTCAAATTCTTCCCGCCGGGCACGCCGCTGTCCGGCCAGAACGAACGCTCGACGCCGGTGGTGATGCAGAACGCGGGCGAGCACATCTCGGTGGTGTGGCCGACGAACATCAGGACGCAAGACCCGGTATTCCCGCTGCCGAAGGGCTCGACCTACGGGGCGTAG
- a CDS encoding CmcJ/NvfI family oxidoreductase — MGLQETRIESLPFVTAELNYLAPTSGKPRTYAFDPPPGEPRSTSLPEPHQVPIFDARLIANNFSLDREGFALVRHPTRVKDFYDDAEVRAVYYPAVEAFLRATLKADRVVIFDHTVRKRVEGAADTRGGGPRQPATRVHVDQTAISGANRVREHLPDEAEELLKGRVRVINLWRPIRGPLRDSPLAMADGTTVAPGDLVASDLIYPNRRGETYSVKYNPDHLWFYFPEMTPDEALLLKCYDSATDGRTRFGPHTAFVDPTTPLDAAPRESIEVRTLVFHRQ, encoded by the coding sequence ATGGGCCTGCAAGAAACAAGAATCGAATCGCTTCCCTTCGTCACTGCCGAGCTCAACTATCTCGCGCCGACATCCGGCAAGCCGCGAACCTACGCATTCGACCCGCCGCCCGGTGAGCCCAGGAGCACGTCGCTGCCGGAGCCGCATCAGGTGCCGATCTTCGATGCGCGCTTGATCGCGAACAATTTCTCGCTCGATCGCGAAGGCTTTGCGCTGGTGCGCCATCCGACCCGGGTGAAGGATTTCTACGACGACGCAGAGGTGAGGGCGGTCTACTATCCCGCCGTCGAGGCGTTCCTGCGCGCGACGCTGAAGGCCGACCGCGTCGTCATCTTCGACCATACCGTGCGCAAGCGCGTCGAGGGCGCGGCCGACACCCGCGGCGGTGGCCCGCGCCAGCCGGCGACACGCGTCCATGTCGACCAGACCGCCATCTCCGGCGCCAACCGGGTGCGCGAGCATCTGCCTGACGAGGCCGAAGAGCTGCTGAAGGGCCGCGTCCGGGTGATCAACCTCTGGCGTCCGATCCGGGGTCCGTTGCGCGATTCACCGCTCGCCATGGCCGACGGCACCACGGTTGCGCCCGGTGATCTCGTGGCGTCAGACCTGATCTATCCCAACCGCCGCGGCGAGACCTATTCGGTGAAATACAATCCCGATCATCTCTGGTTCTATTTCCCGGAGATGACACCGGACGAGGCGCTGCTGCTCAAATGCTACGATTCCGCAACCGACGGCCGCACCCGCTTCGGGCCGCACACCGCCTTCGTCGATCCGACCACGCCGCTGGACGCCGCGCCGCGCGAAAGCATCGAGGTGCGCACGCTGGTTTTTCACAGACAGTAA
- a CDS encoding ABC transporter substrate-binding protein, with product MIRLMLAGALLFGSFELTAAQTTLRVGDQKGNSQAVMEAAGVLKDVPYKIEWKEFPAAAPLLEALSAGAIETGLVGDAPFTFAAASGAPVKAIAAIRQTREGLAILVPENSPIRSFADLREKKIATGRGSIGHQLILAALEKNGWSASDVQIAFLAPSDAKIAYTQGSVDAWSTWEPYVSQEEVLFRSRRIITSEGLTPGLSFQVARPDAIRDKRAELTDFIRRLTAARAWSLNNVDSYAATWGRLMNIPVAVPQNWLSRAKIRIAPIDDGVVADEQGTIDLYFRWGLIKQKLDAAEIVDRSFADAIAKAGL from the coding sequence ATGATCCGTCTCATGCTGGCCGGCGCGCTGCTGTTCGGCTCGTTCGAGCTGACGGCAGCGCAAACCACTTTGCGCGTCGGCGACCAGAAGGGCAATTCGCAGGCCGTGATGGAAGCGGCCGGCGTGCTCAAGGACGTTCCTTACAAGATCGAGTGGAAGGAGTTTCCGGCGGCAGCCCCGCTGCTGGAGGCGCTCAGCGCGGGCGCGATCGAGACCGGGCTCGTTGGCGACGCGCCCTTCACCTTCGCCGCCGCCTCGGGCGCGCCGGTCAAGGCGATCGCCGCCATCCGGCAGACGCGCGAGGGGCTCGCGATCCTCGTGCCGGAGAATTCGCCGATCAGGAGCTTTGCCGATTTGCGCGAGAAGAAGATCGCAACCGGCCGCGGCTCGATCGGCCATCAATTGATCCTCGCGGCGCTGGAGAAGAACGGCTGGAGCGCGAGCGACGTGCAGATCGCGTTCCTCGCGCCGTCCGATGCCAAGATCGCCTACACGCAAGGTTCGGTCGATGCGTGGTCGACCTGGGAGCCCTATGTCAGCCAGGAGGAGGTGCTGTTCAGATCGCGGCGCATCATCACCTCGGAAGGCCTGACGCCGGGCCTCAGCTTCCAGGTGGCGCGGCCTGACGCGATCAGGGACAAGCGCGCCGAGCTGACCGACTTCATCCGCCGCCTCACCGCGGCGCGCGCATGGTCGCTGAACAATGTCGACAGCTATGCTGCGACCTGGGGCAGGCTGATGAACATCCCGGTCGCCGTGCCGCAGAACTGGCTCTCGCGCGCAAAAATCCGCATCGCGCCGATCGACGACGGCGTCGTCGCGGACGAGCAGGGCACGATCGACCTCTATTTCCGCTGGGGCCTGATCAAGCAGAAGCTCGATGCCGCCGAGATCGTCGACCGCTCCTTTGCGGATGCGATTGCGAAGGCGGGGTTGTAG
- a CDS encoding septal ring lytic transglycosylase RlpA family protein translates to MRAQPTLLFCLATFSFSPFSVAHAENGLASYYSYGKAGKGELTCAHRTRPFGSVLRVSYGSRTIQCRVNDRGPFIRGRIVDLSVPAARALGMMSAGVVRVSVE, encoded by the coding sequence GTGCGCGCGCAGCCGACGCTATTGTTTTGTCTCGCTACTTTCTCGTTTTCACCATTTTCTGTTGCCCATGCCGAAAACGGGCTCGCCTCCTACTACAGCTACGGAAAAGCCGGCAAGGGCGAGCTCACCTGCGCGCATCGGACGCGCCCGTTCGGCAGCGTGCTGAGGGTCTCCTATGGCAGCCGCACGATCCAGTGTCGCGTCAACGATCGCGGCCCGTTCATCCGCGGCCGTATCGTCGATCTCTCGGTGCCGGCCGCCCGCGCGCTCGGCATGATGAGTGCCGGCGTGGTGCGAGTCTCCGTGGAATAG
- a CDS encoding Gfo/Idh/MocA family protein — MAGIRIGLVGCGFVSELHMYAFRRVYGVDVEVAAVAARGDHVVEFAGRHNIPRVYRGFADLIADREIDVVDICTPPNLHAEMIVAAMQAGKHVICEKPFAGYFGRDGDQQPIGKHVPKALMYERVLEEMDKTRTAIERTGKLFMYAEDWIYAPAVTKTAEIIKATKDKILFMKGEESHSGSHAAHAAQWAMTGGGSLIRMGCHPLSAVLYLKQVEAKARGESIRVASVTGDVGNVTAGLKPEERTYIKADPVDVEDWGTLTATFSDGTKATVFSGDMIMGGVRNLVETYTSGGSLFANITPNNHLMSYQTSEEKLASVYITEKVDRKTGWQYVCLEEEWTRGYLQEIQDFMKCVATGRQPLSDLALAYETIKVNYAGYWAAEEGRRVVL, encoded by the coding sequence ATGGCTGGGATCAGGATCGGACTCGTCGGCTGCGGCTTCGTGTCGGAGCTGCACATGTATGCGTTCCGGCGCGTCTATGGCGTGGACGTCGAAGTCGCGGCGGTGGCCGCGCGCGGCGACCACGTCGTCGAATTCGCTGGCCGTCACAACATCCCGCGGGTCTATCGCGGCTTTGCCGATCTGATCGCCGACCGCGAGATCGACGTCGTCGACATCTGCACGCCGCCCAATCTTCATGCCGAAATGATCGTCGCGGCGATGCAGGCCGGCAAGCACGTGATCTGCGAAAAGCCGTTCGCCGGCTATTTCGGCCGCGACGGCGACCAGCAGCCGATCGGCAAGCACGTGCCGAAGGCGCTGATGTATGAGCGCGTGCTGGAGGAGATGGACAAGACGCGCACCGCGATCGAGCGCACCGGAAAGCTCTTCATGTACGCCGAGGACTGGATCTACGCGCCCGCGGTGACCAAGACCGCGGAGATCATCAAGGCGACTAAGGACAAGATCCTGTTCATGAAGGGCGAGGAGAGCCATTCCGGCTCGCACGCGGCCCACGCCGCGCAATGGGCGATGACCGGAGGCGGCTCGCTGATCCGCATGGGCTGCCATCCGCTCTCCGCCGTGCTCTACCTCAAGCAGGTCGAAGCGAAGGCGCGCGGCGAGAGTATCCGCGTGGCCAGCGTCACCGGCGATGTCGGCAACGTCACAGCCGGCCTCAAGCCGGAGGAGCGCACCTACATCAAGGCCGATCCCGTCGATGTCGAGGACTGGGGCACGCTGACCGCGACTTTCTCTGACGGCACCAAGGCCACCGTGTTCTCCGGCGACATGATCATGGGCGGCGTGCGCAATCTGGTCGAGACCTATACGTCGGGCGGCTCGCTGTTCGCCAACATCACCCCGAACAACCATCTGATGAGCTACCAGACCTCCGAGGAGAAGCTCGCCAGCGTCTACATCACCGAGAAGGTCGACCGCAAAACCGGCTGGCAATATGTCTGCCTCGAGGAGGAATGGACGCGCGGCTATCTGCAGGAGATCCAGGACTTCATGAAATGCGTCGCGACCGGGCGGCAGCCGCTGTCCGACCTTGCGCTCGCCTATGAGACGATCAAGGTGAACTACGCCGGCTATTGGGCCGCGGAGGAGGGGCGACGGGTGGTGTTGTAG
- a CDS encoding ABC transporter permease, translated as MSTYSLSDGLASGAPRLSRAPLLANWAKESGAGVLASIAWIAFGLSCLWWADVGDWSRTHSLGIAAFVIAAIALFGTIGADYLGSAGRALHKRAPWLVALGAFLTLWEVATAKFAWLPLPFFPPPQSIIEVYTDDLPKLLDSVFASVKLQLGGYLIGATVGFLTGVSIGWSRAVGYWVHPVLRFIGPLPATAWLPIAFFTFPSSWSASTFLIALATGFPVTVLTWSGVASVSNAYYDVARTLGAKPSFLVLKVAIPAALPHVFVGLFMGLGSSFAVLVVAEMIGVKAGLGWYLQWAQGWAAYANMYAALIVMSLLCSGAITLLFAIRDRLLVWQKGTVKW; from the coding sequence ATGTCGACGTATTCGCTGTCTGACGGCCTTGCCTCCGGCGCGCCGCGCCTCTCGCGCGCGCCGTTGCTGGCGAACTGGGCGAAGGAATCCGGCGCCGGTGTGCTCGCCAGCATCGCCTGGATCGCCTTCGGCCTGTCCTGCCTGTGGTGGGCGGATGTCGGCGACTGGTCGCGCACGCATTCGCTCGGCATCGCCGCCTTCGTCATCGCGGCCATCGCGCTGTTCGGCACCATCGGTGCCGATTATCTGGGATCGGCGGGCAGGGCCCTGCACAAGCGCGCGCCCTGGCTGGTCGCGCTCGGCGCCTTCCTGACGCTGTGGGAGGTCGCGACGGCAAAGTTCGCCTGGCTGCCGCTGCCGTTCTTCCCGCCGCCGCAGTCGATCATCGAGGTCTATACCGACGATTTGCCAAAGCTGCTCGATAGCGTCTTCGCCTCGGTCAAGCTTCAGCTCGGCGGCTATCTGATCGGCGCCACGGTCGGCTTCCTGACCGGCGTCTCGATCGGCTGGTCGCGCGCGGTCGGCTATTGGGTGCATCCGGTGCTACGCTTCATCGGCCCGCTGCCGGCAACGGCCTGGCTGCCGATCGCCTTCTTCACCTTCCCGTCGAGCTGGAGCGCCTCGACCTTCCTGATCGCGCTGGCAACGGGCTTTCCCGTCACCGTGCTGACCTGGTCGGGTGTCGCGAGCGTCAGCAATGCCTATTACGACGTCGCGCGCACGCTCGGTGCCAAGCCGTCCTTCCTGGTGCTGAAGGTCGCGATCCCCGCCGCGCTGCCGCACGTCTTCGTCGGACTGTTCATGGGGCTCGGCTCGTCCTTCGCCGTGCTCGTCGTCGCCGAGATGATCGGCGTCAAGGCCGGGCTCGGTTGGTACCTGCAATGGGCGCAGGGCTGGGCGGCCTACGCCAACATGTATGCGGCGCTGATCGTGATGTCGCTGCTCTGCTCCGGTGCGATCACGCTGCTGTTTGCGATCCGCGATCGTCTCTTGGTCTGGCAGAAGGGGACTGTGAAATGGTAG
- a CDS encoding LLM class flavin-dependent oxidoreductase, with the protein MSIEFIGFISNNNSSETVVREGPVLNPTHIETVAKAHENAGFDRALLAFHSTSPDALQVAQHVLGATSRLNVLIAQRPGFTAPTLLARQFAVLDQFSRGRVALHVITGGNATELRQDGNTLDDKDERYARTSEFLDILMLEWTSDKPFTYKGRYYQVENAFSQVKPYRPEGIRVYFGGASDAAIDVAGKHADTFALWGESYAQVRDVTSRVHNAAVRQGRPTPRFSLSVRPIIAPTEKQAWEKAEEILARATALQDRTGYRKPADGHATAGARRLLALADQGSRIDKRLWTEIAKLTGANSNTTALVGTPEQVAEVFGDYYDLGISHFLIRGFDPLIDAIEYGRELIPLTRELVARRQAVRGEAAE; encoded by the coding sequence ATGTCGATCGAGTTCATCGGCTTCATCAGCAACAACAATTCGTCGGAGACCGTTGTCCGTGAGGGACCGGTGCTCAACCCCACCCACATCGAGACGGTGGCGAAGGCGCATGAGAATGCAGGCTTCGATCGCGCGCTGCTGGCGTTTCATTCGACCTCGCCCGACGCGCTCCAGGTGGCGCAGCACGTTCTTGGCGCGACCTCCCGCCTCAACGTGCTGATCGCGCAGCGGCCGGGATTCACCGCCCCGACGCTGCTGGCGCGGCAGTTTGCCGTGCTCGACCAGTTTTCCCGCGGCAGGGTTGCGCTCCACGTCATCACTGGCGGCAATGCCACCGAGCTCAGGCAGGACGGCAACACGCTCGACGACAAGGACGAGCGCTACGCCCGCACCTCCGAGTTTCTCGATATCCTCATGCTGGAATGGACCAGCGACAAGCCGTTCACCTACAAGGGCAGGTACTATCAGGTCGAGAACGCCTTCTCGCAGGTGAAGCCGTATCGGCCCGAGGGCATCCGCGTCTATTTCGGCGGCGCCTCGGATGCGGCCATCGACGTCGCCGGCAAGCACGCCGACACGTTTGCGCTGTGGGGTGAATCCTACGCGCAGGTGCGGGACGTGACCTCGCGCGTCCACAACGCCGCTGTCAGGCAGGGCCGGCCGACGCCGCGCTTCAGCCTGTCGGTGCGGCCGATCATTGCCCCGACCGAGAAGCAGGCCTGGGAAAAGGCCGAGGAAATCCTGGCGCGGGCCACCGCGCTGCAGGACAGGACCGGCTATCGCAAGCCGGCCGACGGCCATGCCACCGCCGGCGCGCGGCGCCTGCTCGCGCTCGCCGACCAGGGCAGCCGCATCGACAAGCGGCTGTGGACCGAGATCGCAAAGCTCACCGGCGCCAACAGCAACACCACCGCGCTGGTCGGCACGCCCGAGCAGGTCGCCGAAGTCTTCGGCGATTATTACGATCTCGGCATCAGCCATTTCCTGATCCGCGGCTTCGATCCCTTGATCGACGCGATCGAGTATGGTCGTGAGCTGATCCCGCTGACGCGAGAGCTGGTCGCCAGGCGCCAAGCCGTTCGCGGCGAGGCCGCGGAATGA